The proteins below come from a single Tsuneonella deserti genomic window:
- a CDS encoding MFS transporter, with amino-acid sequence MIPVQGRVPTRLALANGLGSVGYGIKDNGFSTFLLLFYNQVLGMDARLVSLALLIALVFDGLIDPVVGHISDRTNTRWGRRLPYLYVAPFFLAGFWVLLWSPVGAASFPVLLLSAIAVRASVAFCEVPSAALVAEITRDYDERTRLTRLRYLFAWGGGLLMLLLAYGVFLPKAMLAREGYQQYGIAGAILILATVLLSARGQHKWVAVRPEAKAPARPGITGAFGEIRESLSHPAFVVLMFAIAAGITSQGITFSISNYLYLFVWRFPPLALQLYPLLLFASVVGSFLLVGPLQARFGKRETAMVTAVLGMVFWVTPLTLRHFGLWWPDGSTPSLTLMFAATFFSNMFSVITSIALSSMVADVVEASQEQTGRRSEGTFAAGAFFASKCSTGLGIFITGLLLSMSGMPNGARPGEVAPNIIDTMAMAYAACVFILALVLVLIVRRFPITREGHEARLALLGEAARADPDAIGHHP; translated from the coding sequence ATGATCCCCGTACAGGGCCGCGTCCCGACGCGGCTGGCGCTTGCCAACGGGCTCGGCAGCGTCGGTTACGGCATCAAGGACAACGGTTTTTCGACCTTCCTGCTGTTGTTCTACAACCAGGTACTGGGGATGGACGCACGCCTCGTCAGCCTGGCGCTGCTGATCGCCCTGGTGTTCGACGGGCTGATCGATCCCGTCGTCGGTCACATCAGCGACCGGACGAACACCCGCTGGGGCCGCCGCCTGCCCTATCTTTACGTCGCGCCTTTCTTCCTCGCGGGATTCTGGGTGCTGCTATGGTCACCCGTCGGTGCCGCCAGCTTCCCGGTGCTGCTGCTTTCGGCCATTGCCGTGCGCGCTTCGGTGGCATTCTGCGAGGTGCCTTCCGCGGCGCTGGTGGCGGAGATCACGCGCGATTATGACGAGCGCACCCGCCTCACCCGGCTGCGCTACCTCTTCGCCTGGGGCGGCGGCTTGCTCATGCTGCTGCTGGCCTATGGCGTGTTCCTGCCCAAGGCGATGCTCGCGCGTGAGGGGTATCAGCAATACGGCATCGCCGGCGCGATCCTGATTCTTGCCACGGTGCTGCTGTCGGCCCGAGGACAGCACAAGTGGGTGGCGGTCCGTCCAGAGGCGAAGGCCCCCGCCCGACCGGGCATCACGGGAGCATTCGGCGAGATTCGCGAGAGCCTCAGCCATCCGGCTTTCGTCGTGCTGATGTTCGCCATCGCCGCCGGGATAACGAGCCAGGGAATCACCTTCTCGATCTCGAATTACCTCTACCTGTTCGTGTGGCGTTTTCCCCCTCTGGCGCTGCAGCTTTACCCCTTGCTGCTGTTCGCCAGCGTGGTCGGCAGCTTCCTGTTGGTGGGCCCGCTCCAGGCCCGTTTCGGCAAGCGGGAGACCGCGATGGTCACCGCGGTGCTCGGCATGGTGTTCTGGGTCACCCCGCTGACCTTGCGCCATTTCGGCCTGTGGTGGCCGGACGGGTCGACCCCGTCGCTCACCCTGATGTTCGCGGCGACTTTCTTCTCCAACATGTTCAGCGTCATCACCAGCATCGCGCTGTCATCGATGGTGGCCGACGTGGTGGAAGCGTCGCAGGAACAGACCGGGCGCCGTTCGGAGGGGACTTTCGCCGCTGGCGCCTTTTTCGCATCGAAATGCTCTACCGGCCTCGGCATCTTCATCACGGGATTGCTGCTGAGCATGTCCGGCATGCCGAACGGCGCGAGGCCGGGCGAGGTCGCGCCCAACATCATCGACACCATGGCGATGGCCTATGCCGCCTGCGTCTTCATCTTGGCACTGGTGCTTGTGCTGATCGTTCGCCGGTTCCCGATCACGCGCGAGGGACATGAGGCCCGGCTCGCCCTGCTGGGCGAGGCGGCGCGGGCCGATCCGGATGCGATCGGCCACCATCCGTGA
- a CDS encoding SspB family protein: MTDDTPDSLIPYDEIVQEALRAVVGRVLGEVEQSGGTLPGNHHFYITFKTGAPGVIIPPHLRERFSDEMTIVLQNKFWDLKVGEDGFSVGLTFNQIPAKLEIPFGAITAFVDPAVDFGLQFQATVADMMPETHDEAENDGSERGGAHAVTESDDGSNVVTVDFGRKK; this comes from the coding sequence ATGACCGACGACACGCCCGACAGCCTGATCCCTTATGACGAGATCGTGCAGGAAGCCCTGCGCGCAGTGGTTGGCCGCGTGCTGGGCGAAGTGGAACAAAGCGGCGGAACGCTGCCGGGGAATCATCACTTCTACATCACTTTCAAGACCGGTGCGCCCGGGGTGATCATCCCGCCTCACCTGCGCGAGCGTTTTTCCGACGAGATGACGATCGTGCTCCAGAACAAGTTCTGGGACCTGAAGGTGGGAGAGGATGGCTTCTCGGTAGGGCTGACCTTCAACCAGATTCCGGCAAAGCTGGAAATCCCGTTCGGCGCGATAACCGCGTTCGTCGACCCTGCGGTGGATTTCGGCCTGCAATTCCAGGCCACCGTCGCCGATATGATGCCTGAAACGCATGACGAGGCGGAAAACGACGGATCGGAACGCGGGGGCGCGCACGCCGTTACCGAAAGCGATGACGGCTCGAACGTCGTCACGGTCGATTTCGGCCGCAAGAAATAG
- the gmk gene encoding guanylate kinase, with amino-acid sequence MAGEHALPNALRRRGLMFVLSSPSGAGKTTISRMLLAADPEIKLSVSVTTRPMRPGERHGVDYHFVDDAEFDRMVEDDDFYEWAHVFGHRYGTPKGHIRAALKEGQDFLFDIDWQGTQQLIQKDKQDVVPVFILPPSIDELRRRLEARAQDSEAVIQARMDRARAEISHWDAYDYVVINDSVDLCFARVREILHAERIKRRRQTGIIDFVRELMGQSAVTTVAGPA; translated from the coding sequence ATGGCCGGTGAACACGCTCTCCCCAATGCACTCAGGCGGCGCGGCCTGATGTTCGTCCTCTCGTCACCCTCGGGGGCGGGGAAGACGACGATATCGCGCATGCTCCTGGCCGCCGATCCCGAGATCAAGCTTTCGGTCTCGGTCACCACCCGTCCGATGCGCCCGGGGGAGCGCCACGGGGTGGATTACCACTTCGTCGACGACGCGGAGTTCGACCGGATGGTCGAGGACGATGATTTCTACGAGTGGGCGCATGTCTTCGGCCACCGCTACGGCACGCCCAAGGGGCACATCCGCGCGGCGCTGAAGGAGGGGCAGGATTTCCTGTTCGATATCGACTGGCAGGGTACGCAGCAGCTTATCCAGAAGGACAAGCAGGACGTGGTGCCGGTTTTCATCCTGCCGCCGAGCATCGACGAGCTGAGGCGACGGCTTGAAGCCCGCGCCCAGGACAGCGAGGCGGTTATCCAGGCGCGAATGGACCGCGCCCGGGCCGAGATCAGCCACTGGGACGCCTACGATTACGTGGTGATCAACGACAGCGTGGATTTGTGCTTCGCGCGGGTGCGCGAAATCCTCCATGCCGAGCGGATCAAGCGCCGGCGGCAGACGGGAATTATCGATTTCGTCCGCGAGCTGATGGGCCAGTCCGCTGTGACCACGGTGGCGGGGCCGGCCTGA
- a CDS encoding acyl-CoA dehydrogenase family protein, with product MPLYHTDDQAMLAETAQQFMGEEGAIAKQLRKWRDQGCKDGFGHDLWKQMAEMGFTGLLVPETDGGLGMGHVEAGIVLEEIGRNLTPSPFLTSSVMAATALASASDEARGRWLPGLVSGESVFAVAIDEGAKHRPERIATRAERSGNGFKLSGKKDFVVHGASADMIVVAARTSGADNDEGGVTLFAVPKDAAGLGHNSVRLVDSSMASHLTLDGVELDGDAVIGEVDGGREVLGRVLDAGRVGAAAEGVGVARGAMDRTVEYLKQRKQFGRLIGEFQALQHRAAHLYSEVEIARAVVIKAQQLLDAGAENASLMASVAKAKVGKAAGLAVKEGVQMHGGIGMTDEYDIGLYMKRDRALAEFMGDVYYHADRVARLSGY from the coding sequence ATGCCGCTGTATCATACCGACGACCAGGCGATGCTCGCCGAAACCGCCCAGCAGTTCATGGGCGAGGAAGGCGCAATCGCCAAGCAGCTGCGCAAGTGGCGCGATCAGGGCTGCAAGGACGGCTTCGGCCACGACCTGTGGAAGCAGATGGCCGAGATGGGTTTCACCGGCCTGCTCGTGCCCGAAACCGACGGCGGCCTCGGCATGGGTCATGTCGAAGCGGGCATCGTGCTCGAGGAAATCGGCCGCAACCTGACCCCGTCTCCATTCCTGACAAGTTCGGTCATGGCGGCGACCGCGCTTGCTTCGGCCAGCGACGAGGCGCGCGGACGCTGGCTGCCGGGCCTGGTATCGGGCGAAAGCGTGTTCGCGGTTGCCATCGACGAGGGTGCCAAGCACCGTCCCGAGCGGATCGCGACGCGCGCCGAACGCTCGGGCAACGGGTTCAAGCTCTCGGGCAAGAAGGACTTCGTGGTCCACGGCGCCAGCGCCGACATGATAGTGGTGGCTGCGCGCACTTCGGGTGCCGATAACGACGAGGGGGGCGTGACGCTATTCGCGGTCCCGAAGGACGCGGCGGGATTGGGGCACAACTCGGTTCGGCTGGTCGACAGCTCGATGGCCAGCCATCTCACGCTCGACGGCGTGGAGCTCGACGGCGACGCGGTGATCGGTGAGGTCGACGGCGGGCGCGAAGTGCTCGGCCGGGTGCTCGATGCCGGGCGCGTCGGCGCGGCGGCGGAAGGCGTCGGAGTCGCGCGCGGAGCGATGGACCGCACGGTCGAATACCTCAAGCAGCGCAAGCAGTTCGGCCGGCTCATCGGGGAATTCCAGGCGCTCCAGCACCGCGCGGCGCACCTCTATTCCGAAGTCGAGATCGCCCGCGCGGTGGTCATCAAGGCGCAGCAGCTGCTCGATGCCGGCGCGGAGAACGCCAGCCTCATGGCTTCGGTCGCCAAGGCCAAGGTCGGCAAGGCGGCCGGGCTCGCGGTCAAGGAAGGCGTGCAGATGCACGGCGGCATCGGCATGACCGACGAATACGACATCGGCCTCTACATGAAGCGCGACCGCGCGCTCGCCGAGTTCATGGGCGACGTCTACTACCACGCCGACCGCGTCGCGCGGTTGAGCGGCTACTGA
- a CDS encoding Zn-dependent alcohol dehydrogenase: MKAAVLIQPKQPLEIEELSISKPGPHEVLIRTAACGLCHSDLHFIEGSYPHALPAVPGHEAAGIVEAVGSEVRTVKPGDHVVSCLSAFCGHCEFCVTGRMSLCLGAETRRAQREPPRITRPDGSMVNQMLNLSAFAEQMLIHEHACVRIDPEMPLDRAAVIGCAVTTGAGAVFNAAKLVPGETVAVIGCGGVGLAAINAARIAGAGMIIACDPVPAKRELAKVLGATHAVDALADTAVEQVVEISRGGVDHAIEAVGRPASAELATKVLRRGGTATILGMMPLDCKVGLSAMDLLSGKKLQGAIMGNNRFPVDLPRLVDFYMRGLLDLDTIIAERIPLTAVNEGFEKMKQADSARSVIVFDQ, encoded by the coding sequence ATGAAAGCCGCCGTACTGATCCAGCCCAAGCAGCCGCTCGAAATCGAGGAGCTGTCGATCTCCAAGCCGGGCCCGCATGAAGTGCTGATCCGCACCGCCGCCTGCGGTCTGTGCCATTCGGACCTCCACTTCATCGAAGGCAGCTATCCCCACGCCCTCCCCGCGGTACCGGGTCATGAAGCGGCGGGCATCGTCGAGGCGGTGGGAAGCGAAGTGCGCACGGTTAAGCCAGGCGACCACGTGGTTTCGTGCCTCTCGGCCTTCTGCGGGCACTGCGAATTCTGCGTCACCGGGCGCATGTCGCTGTGCCTCGGCGCCGAGACTCGCCGGGCGCAGCGCGAACCGCCGCGCATCACCCGTCCCGACGGCAGCATGGTCAACCAGATGCTCAACCTGTCGGCGTTTGCCGAGCAGATGCTGATCCACGAGCACGCCTGCGTGCGCATCGATCCGGAAATGCCGCTCGACCGTGCCGCGGTAATCGGCTGCGCGGTGACGACCGGCGCGGGCGCGGTGTTCAATGCAGCCAAGCTGGTTCCGGGAGAGACGGTGGCGGTGATCGGCTGCGGCGGCGTCGGCCTTGCGGCGATCAACGCGGCCAGGATCGCCGGCGCTGGGATGATCATCGCGTGCGACCCGGTCCCCGCCAAGCGCGAACTCGCAAAGGTGCTGGGCGCGACCCACGCCGTGGATGCCCTGGCTGACACCGCCGTCGAACAGGTGGTCGAGATCAGCCGCGGCGGCGTCGACCATGCGATCGAGGCGGTCGGCCGCCCCGCTTCGGCAGAGCTTGCCACCAAGGTCCTGCGCCGCGGCGGTACCGCTACGATTCTCGGCATGATGCCATTGGACTGCAAGGTTGGGCTGTCCGCGATGGATCTGCTCTCGGGCAAGAAGCTGCAGGGCGCGATCATGGGCAACAACCGGTTCCCGGTGGACCTGCCTCGCCTCGTTGATTTCTACATGCGCGGACTGCTCGATCTGGACACCATCATCGCTGAACGGATCCCGCTGACCGCGGTCAACGAAGGGTTCGAGAAGATGAAGCAGGCCGATAGCGCACGCAGCGTTATCGTGTTCGACCAATGA
- a CDS encoding acyl-CoA dehydrogenase family protein — protein MADLDAFRAETRAWLEANCPPEMRQPVRDDDDVYWGGRNATFKNDAQRAWFEACRDKGYTVPAWPKEYGGAGLTPPEAKVLREEMARIGARPPLSSFGIWMLGPALLHFGTEQQKLHFLNQIARGEIRWCQGYSEPGSGSDLVSLQTFGEDKGDHWIVNGQKIWTSYADKADWIFCLVRTDKANKYQGITFMLFDMESTGVATKPILLISGNSPFCETFFDDVKVPKSYGDGIPAYVGEINRGWDVAKYLLGHEREMISGADSSERGAGIGATLTRQAGGELDPVLRAELAMFDVDALAFSAMGEKFLDEVKVGKAHPAYSNMMKYAGTELNKRRHELVMSAGGSTALEWDSEETRGGAAPRAWLRTKANSIEGGTSEVMLNVVAKRILELPGA, from the coding sequence ATGGCCGATCTGGACGCCTTCCGCGCCGAAACGCGCGCGTGGCTCGAAGCGAACTGCCCCCCCGAGATGCGCCAGCCAGTGCGCGACGACGATGACGTCTATTGGGGTGGGCGCAACGCGACCTTCAAGAACGATGCGCAAAGGGCGTGGTTCGAAGCCTGCCGCGACAAGGGATACACCGTCCCCGCCTGGCCGAAGGAATATGGCGGCGCGGGCCTTACCCCGCCCGAGGCGAAAGTGCTGCGCGAGGAAATGGCCCGCATCGGCGCCCGTCCGCCGCTTTCAAGCTTCGGCATCTGGATGCTGGGCCCGGCGCTGCTGCACTTTGGCACCGAACAGCAGAAGCTTCACTTCCTGAACCAGATCGCGCGCGGCGAAATCCGCTGGTGCCAGGGGTATTCGGAACCGGGGTCGGGCTCCGACCTGGTCAGCCTGCAGACCTTTGGCGAGGACAAGGGCGACCACTGGATCGTCAACGGCCAGAAGATCTGGACCAGCTACGCCGACAAGGCCGACTGGATTTTCTGCCTCGTCCGCACCGACAAGGCGAACAAGTACCAGGGCATCACCTTCATGCTCTTCGACATGGAGAGCACCGGTGTCGCGACGAAGCCGATCCTCCTCATCAGCGGCAACAGCCCGTTCTGCGAGACCTTCTTCGACGACGTGAAGGTGCCCAAGTCATACGGCGACGGCATTCCGGCCTATGTGGGCGAGATCAATCGCGGGTGGGACGTCGCCAAGTACCTGCTCGGCCACGAGCGCGAGATGATTTCCGGCGCCGACAGCTCCGAACGCGGCGCAGGCATCGGCGCGACCCTGACCCGCCAGGCCGGAGGCGAACTCGACCCGGTCCTGCGTGCCGAGCTCGCGATGTTCGATGTCGATGCGCTGGCCTTCAGCGCGATGGGCGAGAAGTTCCTCGACGAGGTCAAGGTGGGCAAGGCGCACCCGGCCTATTCGAACATGATGAAATACGCCGGTACCGAGCTCAACAAGCGGCGGCATGAGCTGGTGATGTCCGCCGGCGGATCGACCGCGCTCGAATGGGACAGCGAGGAGACTCGCGGCGGCGCGGCCCCGCGCGCGTGGCTAAGGACAAAGGCCAACTCGATCGAAGGCGGCACGAGCGAAGTCATGCTCAACGTCGTCGCCAAGCGTATTCTCGAACTCCCGGGGGCCTGA
- the hisB gene encoding imidazoleglycerol-phosphate dehydratase HisB produces the protein MRRGLIERNTSETAIRVEVDLDGTGAYEVSTGIGFLDHMIEQFSRHSLIDLRMKVEGDLHIDQHHTTEDSAIALGQALLQALGDKGGIGRYGQAYSPMDETLVRVALDISGRPYLVWRAGFSQEKLGEWDTELVEHWFHSVAQACGITLHVELLYGSNNHHICEAIYKGFARAMRSAAELDPRKGGSVPSTKGQLGG, from the coding sequence ATGCGCAGAGGCCTGATCGAACGCAACACCAGCGAGACAGCCATCCGGGTCGAGGTCGACCTCGACGGCACGGGTGCCTACGAAGTGTCCACCGGGATCGGCTTTCTCGACCACATGATCGAGCAGTTCAGCCGGCATTCGCTGATCGACCTGCGGATGAAGGTCGAGGGCGACCTGCACATCGACCAGCATCACACGACAGAGGACAGCGCGATCGCGCTCGGCCAGGCGCTCTTGCAGGCGCTCGGCGACAAGGGCGGCATCGGCCGCTACGGCCAGGCCTATTCGCCGATGGACGAGACGCTGGTCCGTGTCGCGCTGGACATCTCGGGGCGCCCCTACCTCGTCTGGCGGGCGGGCTTCAGCCAGGAAAAGCTGGGCGAATGGGACACCGAACTGGTCGAGCACTGGTTCCATTCGGTCGCCCAGGCCTGCGGGATCACCCTGCACGTCGAACTGCTCTACGGCAGCAACAACCACCATATCTGCGAGGCGATCTACAAGGGCTTCGCCCGCGCGATGCGGTCCGCGGCAGAGCTCGATCCGCGCAAGGGCGGCTCGGTGCCGAGCACCAAGGGACAGCTCGGTGGCTGA
- a CDS encoding acyl-CoA dehydrogenase family protein encodes MDFEPTERQKHWRDRVRHFIDSHVRPRTEEYRAAHENDRWGVNPVLEEEKARAKAQGIWNLFMPPQSGRPHVDDTFEFDGPGLTNLEYALCAEEMGRVGWSSEVFNCSAPDTGNMEVFHRYGTREQKDEWLKPLMEGEIRSAFLMTEPQVASSDATNIETRMVRDGEHYVINGTKWWSSGAGDPRCKVAIVMGKTDFEAKRHQQQSQIIVPLDAEGVHIKRFLPVFGYDDSPHGHMEIVLKDVRVPVENMILGEGRGFEIAQGRLGPGRIHHCMRTIGVAEEALEKMCKRLQTREAFGKPIYQHSVWEERVARARIDIEMTRLLCLKAADMMDKVGNKAAAQEIAMIKVQAPNMALKIIDDAIQAHGAGGVSDDFGLANAYAHQRTLRLADGPDEVHARAIARIEFARHAPNIGPTGEPEFSSGDLAVTR; translated from the coding sequence ATGGATTTCGAACCGACCGAACGGCAGAAGCACTGGCGCGACCGCGTGCGCCACTTCATCGACAGCCATGTCCGCCCGCGCACGGAGGAATACCGCGCGGCGCACGAAAACGACCGCTGGGGCGTGAACCCGGTCCTCGAAGAGGAAAAGGCGCGCGCCAAGGCGCAGGGCATCTGGAACCTGTTCATGCCGCCGCAGAGCGGCCGCCCGCACGTTGACGATACCTTCGAATTCGACGGGCCCGGCCTCACCAACCTCGAATACGCGCTGTGCGCCGAGGAAATGGGCCGCGTGGGCTGGTCGAGCGAAGTCTTCAATTGCTCGGCACCTGACACCGGCAACATGGAAGTGTTCCACCGCTACGGCACGCGCGAACAGAAGGACGAGTGGCTGAAGCCCCTGATGGAGGGCGAAATCCGCAGCGCCTTCCTGATGACCGAGCCGCAGGTCGCCTCGTCCGATGCAACCAACATCGAAACCCGCATGGTGCGCGATGGCGAACACTACGTCATCAACGGCACGAAGTGGTGGTCGAGCGGCGCCGGGGATCCGCGCTGCAAGGTCGCGATCGTCATGGGCAAGACCGATTTCGAGGCCAAGCGCCACCAGCAGCAATCGCAGATCATCGTCCCGCTCGATGCCGAGGGCGTGCACATCAAGCGCTTCCTGCCGGTGTTCGGCTATGACGACAGCCCGCACGGCCACATGGAAATCGTGCTCAAGGACGTGCGCGTCCCGGTCGAGAACATGATCCTGGGCGAAGGGCGCGGGTTCGAGATCGCACAGGGTCGCCTCGGGCCGGGCCGCATTCATCACTGCATGCGGACGATCGGGGTTGCGGAAGAAGCGCTGGAGAAAATGTGCAAGCGTCTCCAGACGCGCGAGGCGTTCGGCAAGCCGATCTATCAGCATTCCGTTTGGGAAGAGCGAGTTGCCCGTGCGCGGATCGACATCGAGATGACCCGCCTGCTCTGCCTCAAGGCGGCCGACATGATGGACAAGGTTGGCAACAAGGCCGCGGCGCAGGAGATCGCGATGATTAAGGTGCAGGCGCCGAACATGGCGCTCAAGATCATCGACGATGCCATCCAGGCCCACGGTGCTGGCGGCGTCTCGGACGATTTCGGCCTCGCCAACGCTTACGCCCACCAGCGCACGCTACGCCTAGCTGACGGGCCGGACGAGGTGCACGCGCGCGCCATCGCCCGCATCGAGTTCGCCCGTCACGCGCCGAACATCGGCCCGACGGGTGAGCCCGAATTCAGCTCGGGAGACCTCGCGGTAACCCGCTGA
- the hisH gene encoding imidazole glycerol phosphate synthase subunit HisH produces MAEAIALIDYGAGNIHSVNNALKAAGADHVHVTADPDIVRGARRIVLPGVGSFKACAEGLAAVPGLVEALEDRVLEAGVPFLGVCVGMQLLATRGVEHGTTAGLGWIPGDVLPIERTDPAIKIPHMGWNDVLPMPHRDGAALVERGEAYFLHSYHFVPEEGENIAAMTDHGGGLVAAVARDNILGVQFHPEKSQSYGLSLLERFLSWRP; encoded by the coding sequence GTGGCTGAAGCGATCGCCCTGATCGATTACGGCGCAGGGAACATCCACTCGGTAAACAACGCACTGAAGGCCGCCGGGGCGGACCACGTCCACGTCACCGCCGATCCGGACATCGTCAGGGGGGCGCGGCGGATCGTGCTGCCGGGCGTGGGCTCCTTCAAGGCCTGCGCCGAGGGGCTTGCCGCCGTTCCCGGCCTGGTCGAGGCGCTGGAAGACCGCGTGCTGGAAGCGGGCGTACCGTTCCTTGGCGTGTGCGTGGGCATGCAGCTCCTCGCCACCCGCGGAGTCGAGCATGGCACCACCGCCGGCCTTGGCTGGATTCCGGGCGACGTCCTGCCGATCGAACGCACCGATCCCGCGATCAAGATACCGCACATGGGCTGGAACGACGTGCTGCCCATGCCTCACCGCGACGGGGCTGCGCTGGTGGAGCGCGGGGAAGCCTACTTCCTTCATTCCTATCATTTCGTGCCGGAAGAGGGCGAGAATATCGCCGCCATGACCGATCACGGTGGCGGACTGGTGGCGGCGGTGGCGCGCGACAATATCCTTGGCGTGCAGTTCCACCCGGAGAAAAGCCAGTCGTACGGCCTGTCGCTGCTGGAGCGCTTTTTGTCCTGGCGACCCTGA
- a CDS encoding SDR family NAD(P)-dependent oxidoreductase yields the protein MRFSGKTVVVTGAASGIGAESARLFAREGAIVYAADIDEAGVTALIEEGVGDIRFQHCDVCSTEAIKALMDRAGSETGGIDVVFNNAGAGGARPKIDEIEPDDWDRTFDLLLRSVAFGIRYAVPHMKGRPNASIVNTSSVAATGPGYSPTAYAVAKGAVLHLTKCAAADLAPHGIRVNAIQPGFINTNIFTTSLEIPEESKATAKAMIAQMSSNAQPVKRGGQPRDIAEACAYLASEAGSFVNGASLLVDGGLTVGSRHTWDPEEPGMMGALQAMEEQAAAQAGA from the coding sequence ATGCGATTCTCAGGCAAGACCGTCGTCGTCACCGGCGCGGCATCGGGTATCGGCGCAGAAAGCGCCCGTCTGTTCGCCCGCGAAGGCGCGATCGTCTACGCGGCAGACATCGACGAGGCGGGCGTGACCGCGCTCATCGAGGAGGGCGTGGGCGATATCCGTTTCCAGCACTGCGACGTCTGCTCGACCGAGGCGATCAAGGCCCTGATGGACCGCGCCGGTTCCGAGACCGGCGGTATCGACGTGGTCTTCAACAACGCCGGTGCCGGCGGGGCGCGCCCCAAGATCGACGAGATCGAACCGGACGATTGGGACCGCACGTTCGACCTGCTGCTGCGCTCGGTCGCGTTCGGCATTCGCTATGCCGTGCCGCACATGAAGGGGCGGCCCAATGCCTCCATCGTCAACACCTCGAGCGTGGCCGCGACCGGCCCGGGCTACTCGCCCACCGCCTACGCCGTGGCCAAGGGCGCGGTGCTGCACCTGACCAAGTGCGCCGCCGCCGACCTCGCGCCGCACGGGATTCGCGTGAACGCGATCCAGCCGGGCTTCATCAATACGAACATCTTCACCACCTCGCTCGAGATTCCCGAGGAGAGCAAGGCGACCGCCAAGGCGATGATCGCGCAGATGTCGTCCAACGCCCAGCCGGTGAAACGCGGCGGACAGCCGCGCGACATCGCGGAAGCGTGCGCCTATCTCGCCAGCGAGGCGGGCAGCTTCGTCAACGGCGCCTCGCTACTGGTGGATGGCGGTCTCACCGTCGGTTCCCGCCATACCTGGGATCCGGAAGAGCCGGGAATGATGGGCGCACTTCAGGCGATGGAAGAGCAGGCTGCGGCACAGGCGGGCGCATGA
- a CDS encoding SDR family oxidoreductase yields MTLEDLFSLKGRVALVTGGSRGIGKMIVEGFLAAGIDRVYISARKIHEIEETCAELGDRVVGIQGDVSTITGIEALVEELSSRESKLDILVNNAGTAWGADYLDFPEAGWDKVMELNVKSPFFLTQRLHKLLTAAASAERPAKVINIASVDGLRINPWETYSYQASKAALIHLTRRMAARLVKDNVYVTAIAPGAFPSNMNKVARDQTEKSAQGIPNKRVGDKYDMGGSAVYLASRAGDYTIGETLTVDGGIVNAHLPTHFADPAGGL; encoded by the coding sequence ATGACCCTCGAAGACCTGTTCAGCCTCAAAGGCCGCGTCGCGCTCGTCACCGGCGGCAGCCGCGGCATCGGCAAGATGATCGTCGAAGGCTTCCTCGCCGCCGGGATCGACCGGGTGTACATCTCGGCCCGCAAGATCCACGAGATCGAGGAAACCTGCGCCGAACTGGGCGATCGCGTCGTCGGCATCCAGGGCGATGTCTCCACCATTACCGGCATCGAAGCGCTGGTGGAGGAACTTTCCAGCCGCGAGAGCAAGCTCGACATCCTCGTCAACAATGCCGGCACCGCGTGGGGCGCCGATTACCTCGACTTCCCCGAAGCGGGCTGGGACAAGGTGATGGAGCTCAACGTGAAGTCGCCGTTCTTTCTCACCCAGCGATTGCACAAGCTGCTGACTGCCGCCGCGAGTGCCGAGCGCCCCGCCAAGGTGATCAATATCGCCAGCGTCGATGGCCTGCGGATCAACCCGTGGGAAACCTACAGCTACCAGGCATCGAAGGCTGCGCTCATCCACCTGACCCGCCGGATGGCTGCGCGGTTGGTGAAGGATAACGTCTACGTGACCGCGATCGCGCCGGGCGCCTTCCCGTCGAACATGAACAAGGTTGCGCGGGACCAGACGGAAAAATCCGCCCAGGGCATCCCGAACAAGCGTGTCGGCGACAAGTACGACATGGGCGGCAGCGCGGTGTATCTGGCCAGCCGGGCGGGAGACTACACCATCGGCGAGACGCTGACCGTCGATGGCGGTATCGTGAACGCCCATCTGCCGACCCACTTCGCCGATCCGGCCGGCGGCCTCTAG